The genomic segment CTGTCCAGCGCTTCATCGAGCAGAACAACCTTACCGAAGAGTTACCTTTTAAAGGCTCCGTCTGCGCTGATGGCCCCTACGATCCCGTTGCCACGCTGAGGTATTATATGAGAGAGTCGAAAGTTTCCGGTCACGAAGCTGGCGAATTAACCATGCCTGTTGCCATTGCGCTGATTATCAAGGGCATGCTCGACACCAATCCGCTGATGATGAAGTATAAGCCCACCGACTTCTTCTCGCAGCTGTTTCTCGATACGGGTATCCTCACTATAATTGCCGACAAGCAATATCCTTCGTTAGAGATGACCACCGACGATGTGAAAGAGCACCTTGAGAATTTGTCTAAGAATGAAAAATACAAAGATATGCTTACGTCGGATGGCAGGGCTAAGCTGGAATATGTTCTTACGCCCAGAGGCTGGGATTATATGACTAAGCTGGCGGAATACAAAGAATTACCCGATTATGAGGAAATGAACGACCTGATCAGTGCCTTGGAGAGTAACAACCTGACAAAAGGCTGGATTCCCCAGAATCCTGTATGTTTGTTCCATTCTTTACATGACACGGTGGTGCCCTATGATAATTGTGTCAGTGCCAGAGATGCCTTCAACAATAAAGTCACGTTTTATCTGGATGACAGAAGTACCAATAGTGACCATATAGATGCTTGTACAGACTTTATGTTTAATGCTTGGGGTACCTCTCCTGACATCAAGTTCATACGTACTCTCTTCAACTATGGAAACAATCAGTATTCGCCATACAATAATTAATGATGAAAACAGCAACAACGATGAAACGAGTTATATTTGCAATACAGATTTTCCTCCTCGCAACATTGCAGGCTTTGGCATACGATGTCACGGTGGGGAGTAAGCAATTTACGGTTCCCGTCAGAGAGTCGGGAACGACCTACACCATAGGCAACGGCCAGAATGCCTCAATTCCCCAATATGAGGCAGGCACGCTGACCATCCCGAGAGTCACCAACGCCAATAGTGACAAGAATGTTGTCGGCAAGTTTGCCTTCCGCTTCTGCACAGGCATTACGAAGATTGTTGTCGAAGAGGGCATCACAGCCATTGAGGATTATGCCTTCATCGGCTGTAGCGGAGTCACGTCCATCGAACTGCCTGCTTCCTTGGAGCGGGTAGGGCGTGGTGCTTTTGTCGGTCTGTCCAACCTGACCTATTTAGTGTGTAAGAGCACTACTGCCCCAGTGTGGTCGCGCGATGATGTATTCTCTTATGAAGGCACGGCGACAAGCATGGCCAAAGAAGCAAAGACAAGGATACTCTATGTGCCTACAGGCTATGCCAGCAACTACACCTCATACAAATTTCAGGAGCGAGTGGGGTGGTCTGATGCCTTCACCCGCATCTACGAAATGAATGATAATCCGCAGGAGATTACCTCGCTGCAGGACTTGAAAGATTTCCGCGATGCCGTTAACAGTGACACCCAGTATAAAGGCAGCAACAACAAGATGGTGACACTGACGGCAGACCTCGACATGTCAAGCATTGATAAGTGGACGCCTATCGGCACTAAGGAACATCCTTTCGACGGCGTCTTCGATGGTGGTGGTCATGTCATCAAGAACCTCAAGGTGGACAGGGCTGAATTGTACAATGGCCTGTTTGGCTATGCCCAAAACGCTACCATCTATAACATGCATCTGAAGAATCCTTCTGTGTCAGGTTCAGACTATCAGGGTACTGTGCTTGGTTATGCAAACTCAAACACGCACCTCAGCGATATTCTTGTTACGGGAACTGACTATCTTGCTGCCGGTTCGGGCAGCGTCGGTGGTATTGTCGGACACGCACAAGATGCAACCATTGAGCGCTGTATGTTCTATGGACAGGCACAAAGCACGGGATGGATAGGAGGTATTGTCGGCAATGTTGATAACAACGTAACCATCACCGATTGCGCTGCCCTTACACCTCCCTATCCTGCGTCGCTATGGAACAGTAAACAAGAGTCCTCAACGATGGGAGGTATTGTCGGCGGTGCAGGTAGCGTTACTGTCAATCGCTGCTATGCAAAGACCAATCTTCTGGATAACAACAATGTTCATATTAAGGGCCATATAGTAGGAAAGACAAAGTATAATACTCAAAGCACTATCACAAATTGTGGCTATTGGAGTGCTTCTGGTGGTACAGATCTGATAGGTACTCAAGAAGGATCTGGTACATTGGAAGAGTCTGGAAACCAAGGCTATCTTGCGGATGACATGAAGCAAGACAATATGAAAAACGTGCTGGGTACGGACAACTGGTACTACTTCACCGACAACTACGTCGACTACCCCATACCTGCTACGCTGAAGGACATGTATCTTGCCAATTGCGTTGACGAGATTGACGGCAACGGTATCGTTTATCGTCCTGCTGGCGCAGATAATAGTAATTGTGAAGTCGTGGGATATACGGGTAGTAGCACGGCAGTCACTATTCCTGAATATTATAATTCAAAACCGGTCATAGGTATTGTATCAGGAGTATTTAAGGACAATGCCACGTTGACATCAATCAGTAGTGCAGGTTTCTTCCTTCAAACCATTGGTAACAGTGCCTTCGAGAACTGCGACGCCCTGACCAGTGTTTACATTCCTGGCTTAGTGACTATCGGCGACAAGGCTTTCTACGACTGCGATGGTCTGACCAGCTTCAGCATGACCTCCGCGGTGACAACTGTAGGTGAGGATGCCTTTGCCTATTGCGACAATCTTGCCAGCTTCCAAGTCGGCAAGGAGTTTAAGAACCATAAGGGCAACTTCCTGACCTATTGTCCTAAACTGACTACTATTGCCGTGGCAGACGGGAATACCAATGGGTACAAGAGTTTGGACAACGTCTTGATACAGGATGTTGACAATAGCAGTTATATTGTAGCCTGTGCTCCAGGCAAGACAGGCGACTATAGGTTACCTGAAAACTACGTCATAAAAGAGTTACCTTTAGCGAGCGCTATAAACGGTGATGTTTATCTATTGCCTAAATGTTTCGCATCTTGCAATGGACTGACCAGTATCACCTCCTCTAATTTCTTGACTCCACATATGGGTAAAGCTTTATTTGACGGAGCCTGCAACCTTAAATATGTAGATTTTCGAAACACTTTATTATTCAAGGAAAGTGATAGCAATGTGACACTACTCCCTTTGAACGTTGACCGTGGCGACCCTGACAACCCATTCTACGGACTCAGTGACCATACCATCATTTATCTGCTAGATGATAACACCGCTGAAGCCTACGAGCCTAACGTGTTTATCATGAACGAAGCTAAGACTGCCGCCACCGCCAACCACATTTTCTTGGAGGATGGTTTTGACTTTAATCCAAAAGTTCCTGTAACAGCTACCAATGGCGTAAGATACGAGCGTTATATCAACTATACTGCACAAACGGAAGACGAGGAATATTCCGCTAAGGGTATTACCGTCTGTCTGCCGTACGCTTTCACGTTAAGCAATGAGAATGCCAAGGTCT from the Prevotella sp. E15-22 genome contains:
- a CDS encoding leucine-rich repeat protein, which translates into the protein MKRVIFAIQIFLLATLQALAYDVTVGSKQFTVPVRESGTTYTIGNGQNASIPQYEAGTLTIPRVTNANSDKNVVGKFAFRFCTGITKIVVEEGITAIEDYAFIGCSGVTSIELPASLERVGRGAFVGLSNLTYLVCKSTTAPVWSRDDVFSYEGTATSMAKEAKTRILYVPTGYASNYTSYKFQERVGWSDAFTRIYEMNDNPQEITSLQDLKDFRDAVNSDTQYKGSNNKMVTLTADLDMSSIDKWTPIGTKEHPFDGVFDGGGHVIKNLKVDRAELYNGLFGYAQNATIYNMHLKNPSVSGSDYQGTVLGYANSNTHLSDILVTGTDYLAAGSGSVGGIVGHAQDATIERCMFYGQAQSTGWIGGIVGNVDNNVTITDCAALTPPYPASLWNSKQESSTMGGIVGGAGSVTVNRCYAKTNLLDNNNVHIKGHIVGKTKYNTQSTITNCGYWSASGGTDLIGTQEGSGTLEESGNQGYLADDMKQDNMKNVLGTDNWYYFTDNYVDYPIPATLKDMYLANCVDEIDGNGIVYRPAGADNSNCEVVGYTGSSTAVTIPEYYNSKPVIGIVSGVFKDNATLTSISSAGFFLQTIGNSAFENCDALTSVYIPGLVTIGDKAFYDCDGLTSFSMTSAVTTVGEDAFAYCDNLASFQVGKEFKNHKGNFLTYCPKLTTIAVADGNTNGYKSLDNVLIQDVDNSSYIVACAPGKTGDYRLPENYVIKELPLASAINGDVYLLPKCFASCNGLTSITSSNFLTPHMGKALFDGACNLKYVDFRNTLLFKESDSNVTLLPLNVDRGDPDNPFYGLSDHTIIYLLDDNTAEAYEPNVFIMNEAKTAATANHIFLEDGFDFNPKVPVTATNGVRYERYINYTAQTEDEEYSAKGITVCLPYAFTLSNENAKVYEPSTIDEESGTTTVTFTEMANKQMSAYTPYYVVMKEERDLDFSISEATVIATPPTSDPGAISGFQFKGTTVEIPNSSLYDANAYLLQSDGKWHKVPQNQPKAYIGPFRAYFQATTNSGARALNMVIDDGEATTIDAVIRTIDADGTEHYYDMNGRLLDSRPKKGIYIHHGKIIINK